From a single Streptomyces misionensis genomic region:
- the serB gene encoding phosphoserine phosphatase SerB, with the protein MDAAQTPEVPTLLVKIFGKDRPGITAGLFDTLAAYSVDVVDIEQVVTRGRLVLCALVSQPPAGIEGDLRATVHSWAESMKMQAEIISGHGDNRPRGLGRSLVTVLGHPLTAESTAAIAARIAKAGGNIDRIFRLAKYPVTAVEFAVSGVETEPLRTALAQDAAALGVDIAVVAAGLHRRAQRLVVMDVDSTLIQDEVIELFAAHAGCEDKVAEVTAAAMRGELDFEQSLHARVALLAGLDASVVEKVRNEVRLTPGARTLIRTLKRLGYQVGVVSGGFTQVTDDLRERLGLDFAQANTLEIVDGKLTGRVTGEIVDRAGKARLLRRFAAEAGVPLAQTVAIGDGANDLDMLNAAGLGVAFNAKPVVRQAAHTAVNFPFLDTVLYLLGITREEVEAADTHAED; encoded by the coding sequence ATGGATGCTGCGCAGACCCCCGAGGTCCCCACTCTCCTCGTCAAGATCTTCGGCAAGGACCGGCCGGGCATCACGGCCGGGCTCTTCGACACCCTTGCCGCGTACTCCGTCGACGTGGTCGACATCGAGCAGGTCGTCACGCGGGGACGCCTGGTCCTGTGCGCGCTGGTGAGCCAGCCGCCGGCCGGGATCGAGGGCGACCTGCGGGCCACCGTGCACAGCTGGGCCGAGTCGATGAAGATGCAGGCGGAGATCATCTCGGGACACGGCGACAACCGCCCGCGCGGCCTCGGGCGCTCCCTGGTGACCGTTCTCGGCCATCCGCTCACCGCCGAGTCGACCGCGGCCATCGCCGCCCGCATCGCCAAGGCCGGCGGCAACATCGACCGCATCTTCCGGCTCGCCAAGTACCCCGTGACCGCCGTGGAGTTCGCGGTCTCCGGCGTGGAGACCGAGCCGCTGCGCACCGCGCTGGCGCAGGACGCCGCCGCCCTGGGTGTGGACATCGCCGTGGTCGCGGCGGGCCTGCACCGACGCGCGCAGCGCCTGGTCGTGATGGACGTGGACTCCACCCTGATCCAGGACGAGGTCATCGAGCTCTTCGCCGCGCACGCGGGCTGCGAGGACAAGGTCGCCGAGGTGACCGCGGCGGCGATGCGCGGCGAGCTGGACTTCGAGCAGTCCCTGCACGCGCGCGTCGCGCTGCTCGCGGGTCTCGACGCCTCGGTGGTGGAGAAGGTGCGCAACGAGGTCCGGCTGACCCCGGGCGCCCGCACCCTGATCCGCACCCTGAAGCGGCTCGGCTACCAGGTCGGGGTGGTCTCCGGCGGCTTCACCCAGGTCACCGACGATCTGCGGGAGCGGCTCGGCCTCGACTTCGCCCAGGCGAACACGCTGGAGATCGTGGACGGCAAGCTGACCGGCCGGGTCACCGGGGAGATCGTGGACCGCGCGGGCAAGGCGCGGCTGCTGCGCCGGTTCGCCGCGGAGGCGGGGGTGCCGCTGGCGCAGACGGTGGCGATCGGCGACGGCGCCAATGACCTGGACATGTTGAACGCGGCCGGACTGGGAGTGGCCTTCAACGCCAAGCCCGTGGTCCGCCAGGCGGCTCACACCGCGGTGAACTTCCCCTTCCTCGACACGGTCCTCTACCTCCTCGGCATCACCCGGGAAGAGGTCGAGGCGGCCGACACCCACGCCGAGGACTGA
- the fabG gene encoding 3-oxoacyl-[acyl-carrier-protein] reductase, with amino-acid sequence MSRSVLVTGGNRGIGLAIARAFADAGDKVAITYRSGEPPAGFLAVKCDITDAEQVEQAYKEIEDQHGPVEVLVANAGITKDQLLMRMSEEDFTSVVDTNLTGTFRVVKRANRGMLRAKKGRVVLISSVVGLLGSAGQANYAASKAAMVGFARSLARELGSRNITFNVVAPGFVDTDMTKVLSDEQRQGIVSQVPLGRYAQPEEIAAAVRFLASDDASYITGAVIPVDGGLGMGH; translated from the coding sequence TTGAGCCGCTCGGTTCTCGTCACCGGAGGCAACCGGGGCATCGGCCTCGCCATCGCCCGCGCTTTCGCCGACGCCGGCGACAAGGTCGCCATCACGTACCGCTCGGGTGAGCCGCCGGCCGGCTTCCTCGCCGTCAAGTGCGACATCACCGACGCCGAGCAGGTGGAGCAGGCCTACAAGGAGATCGAGGACCAGCACGGTCCCGTCGAGGTGCTGGTCGCCAACGCCGGCATCACCAAGGACCAGCTCCTGATGCGCATGTCCGAGGAGGACTTCACCTCGGTCGTCGACACCAACCTCACCGGCACCTTCCGCGTCGTCAAGCGCGCCAACCGCGGCATGCTGCGCGCCAAGAAGGGCCGCGTGGTCCTGATCTCCTCCGTGGTCGGGCTGCTCGGCTCGGCGGGCCAGGCCAACTACGCCGCCTCCAAGGCCGCCATGGTCGGCTTCGCGCGCTCCCTCGCCCGTGAGCTGGGCTCGCGCAACATCACCTTCAACGTCGTCGCCCCCGGCTTCGTCGACACCGACATGACCAAGGTGCTCAGCGACGAGCAGCGACAGGGCATCGTGTCCCAGGTGCCGCTCGGCCGGTACGCGCAGCCGGAGGAGATCGCCGCGGCGGTGCGGTTCCTCGCGTCGGACGACGCCTCGTACATCACTGGAGCCGTCATCCCCGTTGACGGCGGACTGGGAATGGGTCACTGA
- a CDS encoding S-adenosylmethionine:tRNA ribosyltransferase-isomerase — protein MSTVVRVPRERSARVPAEQRGPGLDRDDVRLLVSRGTRVAHHAFGELPSLLRAGDLLVVNTSPTLAAAVDGRIGPGRVVVHFSTRGDDGRWAVELREPDGRGTTRARTGTRAGMEVALAGGARLVVEEPVSARGERLWWARAVGGRVLELLREHGRPIRYSYTERDQPLSAYQTLFALPSPDGAGSAEMPSAARPFTARLVAELVRRGVGFARVTLHTGVASAEAHEPPYPERFSVPESSARLVNAVTAGEGRVIAVGTTAVRALESAAGPDGVVRAAAGWTDLVVTPERGVRVVDGLLTGLHEPEASHLLMLRAIAGRAAVDRAYEEALRGPYLWHEFGDVHLLLPEEDTHSTRCDGN, from the coding sequence ATGAGCACGGTGGTACGGGTGCCGCGGGAGCGCTCGGCGCGGGTGCCGGCCGAGCAGCGGGGGCCGGGGCTGGACCGGGACGACGTACGGCTGCTGGTGTCGCGGGGGACACGGGTCGCGCACCACGCGTTCGGGGAGCTGCCGTCGCTGTTGCGGGCCGGGGACCTGCTGGTGGTGAACACCTCCCCGACGCTGGCCGCGGCGGTGGACGGGCGGATCGGGCCGGGCCGGGTGGTGGTGCACTTCTCCACCCGCGGGGACGACGGGCGCTGGGCGGTGGAGCTGCGGGAGCCGGATGGAAGGGGAACCACGCGCGCGCGTACGGGCACGCGTGCGGGGATGGAGGTGGCGCTGGCGGGTGGGGCGCGGCTGGTGGTCGAGGAGCCGGTGAGCGCGCGCGGGGAGCGGCTGTGGTGGGCGCGGGCCGTGGGCGGCCGGGTGCTGGAGCTGCTGCGGGAGCACGGGCGGCCCATCCGTTACTCCTATACGGAGCGGGACCAGCCGCTGTCGGCGTACCAGACGCTGTTCGCGCTGCCGTCGCCGGACGGGGCGGGCAGCGCGGAGATGCCGAGCGCGGCGCGGCCCTTCACGGCGCGGCTGGTGGCGGAGCTGGTGCGCAGGGGGGTGGGGTTCGCGCGGGTCACGCTGCACACGGGGGTGGCGTCGGCGGAGGCGCACGAGCCGCCGTACCCGGAGCGTTTCTCGGTGCCGGAGTCGTCGGCGCGGCTGGTGAACGCGGTGACGGCCGGGGAGGGCCGGGTGATCGCGGTGGGGACGACGGCCGTGCGGGCGCTGGAGTCGGCCGCGGGGCCGGACGGGGTGGTGCGGGCGGCCGCGGGGTGGACGGATCTGGTGGTCACGCCCGAGCGCGGGGTGCGGGTGGTGGACGGGCTGCTGACCGGGCTGCACGAGCCGGAGGCCTCGCACCTGCTGATGCTGCGTGCGATCGCCGGGCGGGCCGCGGTGGACCGGGCCTACGAGGAGGCGCTGCGCGGGCCCTACCTGTGGCACGAGTTCGGGGACGTCCATCTCCTCCTTCCGGAGGAGGACACTCACAGCACGCGTTGCGATGGCAACTAA
- a CDS encoding SixA phosphatase family protein has protein sequence MSVAEPRRIALFRHAKADWPQVSDHERPLAERGRKDAAVAGRKLTDSGLTFDLALCSTATRTRETWKLAVHELAHRPKTVYEERIYEASPGELIALLNEVPDEVATVILIGHNPGVHGLAEILSGSADDEARERMNRRGFPAAAFALLSFEGPWKSLEPGVATLTGYWAPSE, from the coding sequence ATGAGCGTCGCAGAACCCCGCAGGATCGCCCTTTTCCGGCATGCGAAAGCCGACTGGCCCCAGGTGTCCGACCATGAGCGCCCGCTCGCCGAGCGGGGCCGCAAGGACGCGGCGGTCGCCGGACGCAAGCTGACCGACTCCGGCCTCACCTTCGACCTGGCCCTGTGCTCCACCGCGACCCGGACCCGCGAGACCTGGAAGCTCGCCGTCCACGAGCTGGCGCACCGGCCGAAGACCGTCTACGAGGAGCGGATCTACGAGGCCTCGCCCGGCGAGCTGATCGCCCTGCTCAACGAGGTCCCGGACGAGGTGGCGACGGTGATCCTGATCGGCCACAACCCGGGAGTGCACGGCCTCGCCGAGATCCTGTCCGGCTCGGCCGACGACGAGGCCCGCGAGCGGATGAACCGGCGGGGCTTCCCCGCCGCCGCCTTCGCCCTGCTGTCCTTCGAGGGTCCCTGGAAGAGCCTGGAGCCGGGGGTGGCCACGCTGACCGGCTACTGGGCGCCCTCGGAGTGA
- a CDS encoding FadR/GntR family transcriptional regulator gives MPLSHPRRSALSEQVIAELRNQIATGEWPVGSRIPTEPELVEQLGVARNTVREAVRALAHNGLLDIRQGSGTYVVATSELAGVMHLRFADADPGHIAELRSTLESAAAKLAATRRSEKDLRQLDALLVRREEAWRSGETEAFVTADATFHLAVVAASHNEVMTAMYADLGELLRAALRADVGAELTPEAHMDHARLVDAIRAGDAETAASEAAGYPFQCRTGRLSAPSGG, from the coding sequence ATGCCCCTGAGCCACCCGCGCCGTTCGGCCCTGTCCGAGCAGGTGATCGCCGAACTGCGCAACCAGATCGCCACCGGCGAGTGGCCGGTCGGCTCCCGCATCCCGACCGAGCCGGAACTCGTCGAGCAGCTGGGCGTCGCCCGCAACACGGTCCGCGAGGCCGTGCGCGCGCTCGCCCACAACGGACTGCTGGACATCCGCCAGGGTTCGGGCACGTATGTGGTGGCCACCAGCGAGCTGGCCGGCGTGATGCACCTGCGGTTCGCCGACGCGGACCCGGGGCACATCGCCGAACTGCGCTCCACGTTGGAGTCCGCCGCCGCCAAGCTGGCCGCCACCCGGCGCTCCGAGAAGGACCTCAGGCAACTGGACGCGCTGCTGGTGCGGCGCGAGGAGGCGTGGCGGAGCGGCGAGACGGAGGCCTTCGTGACCGCGGACGCCACCTTCCACCTGGCCGTCGTCGCCGCCTCCCACAACGAGGTCATGACGGCGATGTACGCGGACCTCGGCGAGCTGCTGCGGGCCGCGCTGCGGGCGGACGTCGGCGCCGAGCTGACGCCCGAGGCGCACATGGACCACGCCCGTCTGGTGGACGCGATCCGCGCGGGCGACGCCGAGACGGCGGCGAGCGAGGCCGCCGGCTACCCCTTCCAGTGCCGTACGGGCCGGCTCAGCGCACCTTCTGGTGGCTGA
- a CDS encoding transglycosylase SLT domain-containing protein, translating to MPKNILSRAHSRNLTKQHKIAVAGVAALGTAAIALSAVPGNADTVTTGSPATAAQVAKVATQDAPLTSVKGPITDRAGTQNIKLDAIAAQKKAADQLVAKQRAEAAAKKAAADAAAKKAAQERSAKQAAGRSAQRPQMQTVAAKTYANNLDGWIRQSLDIMRAKGIPGSYSGLHRNIMRESSGNPMAINNWDINARNGIPSKGLLQVIQPTFNTYHVPGTSWNIYDPVANITAACNYAAHRYGSMDNVNSAY from the coding sequence ATGCCCAAGAACATCCTCAGTCGTGCTCATAGTCGGAACCTGACCAAGCAGCACAAGATCGCCGTCGCCGGTGTCGCCGCTCTCGGCACCGCCGCCATCGCCCTGTCGGCCGTCCCCGGCAACGCGGACACCGTCACCACCGGTTCCCCCGCCACCGCCGCCCAGGTCGCCAAGGTCGCCACCCAGGACGCCCCGCTGACGAGCGTCAAGGGTCCGATCACCGACCGGGCCGGCACGCAGAACATCAAGCTCGACGCGATCGCCGCGCAGAAGAAGGCCGCCGACCAGCTCGTCGCCAAGCAGCGCGCCGAGGCCGCCGCGAAGAAGGCCGCCGCCGACGCCGCCGCCAAGAAGGCCGCGCAGGAGCGCTCCGCCAAGCAGGCCGCGGGCCGTTCCGCGCAGCGCCCGCAGATGCAGACCGTCGCCGCGAAGACCTACGCGAACAACCTCGACGGCTGGATCCGCCAGTCCCTGGACATCATGCGCGCCAAGGGCATCCCGGGCAGCTACAGCGGCCTGCACCGCAACATCATGCGGGAGTCCTCGGGCAACCCGATGGCCATCAACAACTGGGACATCAACGCCCGCAACGGCATCCCGTCCAAGGGCCTGCTCCAGGTGATCCAGCCCACCTTCAACACGTACCACGTGCCCGGCACCTCGTGGAACATCTACGACCCGGTCGCCAACATCACCGCCGCCTGCAACTACGCGGCCCATCGCTACGGCTCGATGGACAACGTCAACAGCGCGTACTGA
- a CDS encoding FHA domain-containing protein codes for MPELVLETNGRTWTLDPSRPYTLGRDPQGDIVFEDARVSWRHATVSFDGRSWVVEDHGSTNGTYLRGQRIQRSEIGPGVSLHLGNATDGPRLDLAGAAIAAGLPQQPQAQQAPYAQGAGAAAWAQQPAHQAPAAPAHQAPAQAVPHQAPAAQAPGPGWQQAPQADQQAGAFPQQQAGPGAAYAEQASGPVHGDRSPTTFHQFSLGRVMRIGRALENELVVSDLQVSRHHAEFHSTPDGRFEIRDLGSHNGTYVNGHPVPKGGSVQLGPADIVGVGHSAFRIVGDRLEEFVDTGEVSFSARHLTVTVDGGKQILKDVSFGVPEKSLVAVIGPSGSGKSTLLKALTGYRPANQGEVLYDNRNLYKQFAELRQRIGLVPQDDILHKELSVRKALKYAAKLRFPADTTAQERDARIDEVLRELKLDIHKDKKVTSLSGGQRKRVSVALELLTKPSLIFLDEPTSGLDPGMDRDVMQLLRGLADDGRTVLVVTHSVAELALCDKLLVMAPGGAVAYFGPPEEALNFFGYDSWADVFSAFENYRDYDWAGRWKGSQHYTMYAADIDAVAPQAAHTPPQVIKPPKPQAWGSQLLTLIRRYVSVIVSDKGFLALTVILPAVLGSVSLLINHDHGLLVNPKIDPRTGLHAPNGTATTVLLILAVGACFAGAANSVRELIKERVIYERERATGLSRSAYLMSKVVVLGAVTVLQGLMVGLIGFSSREIPDQGVVLGGSTLFELCLPIMALGFTSMMVGLVISSLVKTAEKTMPLLVMFAIIQVVFTGCLFTLHGTLGVNEFSYLMPSRWAVAAAGATLDFNDIAPNSDDPGSTDPLWNHAASAWGLDMIVLVVLGVICGFFVSRFLRRHEPEVMRK; via the coding sequence GTGCCGGAACTCGTACTGGAAACAAACGGACGTACCTGGACGCTCGATCCGTCCAGGCCTTACACCCTGGGCAGGGATCCGCAGGGTGACATCGTCTTCGAAGACGCCAGGGTCTCCTGGCGGCACGCCACGGTCAGCTTCGACGGCCGCAGTTGGGTCGTCGAGGACCACGGCAGCACCAACGGCACGTATCTGCGGGGGCAGCGGATCCAGCGGTCCGAGATAGGCCCGGGCGTCTCGCTGCACCTCGGCAACGCGACCGACGGGCCGCGGCTGGATCTCGCCGGTGCCGCGATCGCCGCCGGCCTGCCGCAGCAGCCGCAGGCACAGCAGGCGCCGTACGCCCAGGGCGCGGGCGCCGCGGCCTGGGCCCAGCAGCCCGCCCACCAGGCACCCGCCGCGCCCGCGCACCAGGCGCCCGCCCAGGCCGTGCCCCACCAGGCACCCGCCGCCCAGGCCCCGGGCCCCGGCTGGCAGCAGGCGCCGCAGGCCGACCAGCAGGCCGGCGCCTTCCCGCAGCAGCAGGCCGGACCCGGCGCCGCCTACGCGGAGCAGGCGTCCGGGCCGGTGCACGGGGACCGCAGCCCGACCACGTTCCACCAGTTCTCGCTCGGCCGCGTGATGCGCATCGGCCGTGCCCTGGAGAACGAGCTGGTCGTCTCGGACCTCCAGGTGTCCCGGCACCACGCGGAGTTCCACTCGACGCCCGACGGCCGCTTCGAGATCCGCGACCTCGGCTCGCACAACGGCACGTACGTCAACGGCCACCCGGTGCCCAAGGGCGGCTCGGTGCAGCTCGGCCCGGCCGACATCGTCGGCGTCGGCCACTCCGCCTTCCGGATCGTCGGCGACCGCCTCGAGGAGTTCGTCGACACCGGTGAGGTCTCCTTCTCCGCGCGCCACCTGACCGTGACGGTCGACGGCGGCAAGCAGATCCTGAAGGACGTCTCCTTCGGCGTCCCGGAGAAGTCCCTGGTCGCGGTCATCGGCCCGTCCGGCTCCGGCAAGTCCACGCTGCTCAAGGCGCTCACCGGCTACCGGCCCGCCAACCAGGGCGAGGTGCTGTACGACAACCGGAACCTGTACAAGCAGTTCGCCGAGCTGCGCCAGCGCATCGGCCTGGTCCCGCAGGACGACATCCTGCACAAGGAGCTGAGCGTCCGGAAGGCCCTGAAGTACGCGGCCAAGCTGCGCTTCCCGGCCGACACCACCGCGCAGGAGCGCGACGCGCGCATCGACGAGGTGCTGCGCGAGCTGAAGCTCGACATCCACAAGGACAAGAAGGTCACCTCCCTGTCCGGCGGTCAGCGCAAGCGCGTCTCGGTCGCCCTGGAGCTGCTGACCAAGCCGTCGCTGATCTTCCTGGACGAGCCGACCTCGGGCCTGGACCCGGGCATGGACCGCGATGTCATGCAGCTGCTGCGCGGTCTCGCCGACGACGGCCGGACCGTGCTCGTCGTCACCCACTCGGTGGCCGAGCTGGCGCTGTGCGACAAGCTGCTGGTGATGGCGCCGGGCGGCGCGGTGGCCTACTTCGGGCCGCCGGAGGAGGCGCTGAACTTCTTCGGCTACGACAGCTGGGCCGATGTGTTCTCCGCCTTCGAGAACTACCGCGACTACGACTGGGCGGGCCGCTGGAAGGGCTCGCAGCACTACACGATGTACGCGGCGGACATCGACGCCGTGGCCCCGCAGGCCGCGCACACGCCGCCGCAGGTCATCAAGCCGCCGAAGCCGCAGGCCTGGGGCTCGCAGCTGCTCACCCTCATCCGGCGCTATGTGTCGGTCATCGTCTCCGACAAGGGCTTCCTGGCGCTGACGGTGATCCTGCCCGCGGTGCTCGGCTCGGTCAGCCTGCTGATCAACCACGACCACGGGCTGCTGGTCAACCCGAAGATCGATCCGCGCACCGGGTTGCACGCCCCCAACGGCACCGCCACCACCGTGCTGCTGATCCTCGCGGTCGGCGCGTGCTTCGCGGGCGCCGCGAACTCCGTGCGTGAGCTGATCAAGGAACGGGTGATCTACGAGCGGGAGCGGGCGACCGGCCTGTCCCGGTCGGCCTACCTGATGTCCAAGGTGGTCGTGCTCGGCGCCGTCACCGTGCTCCAGGGCCTGATGGTCGGCCTGATCGGCTTCTCGTCCCGCGAGATCCCGGACCAGGGCGTGGTCCTCGGCGGCTCGACCCTGTTCGAGCTGTGCCTGCCGATCATGGCGCTCGGCTTCACCTCGATGATGGTCGGTCTGGTGATCTCCTCGCTGGTGAAGACCGCCGAGAAGACCATGCCGCTGCTGGTGATGTTCGCGATCATCCAGGTCGTCTTCACCGGCTGCCTGTTCACCCTGCACGGCACGCTCGGCGTCAACGAGTTCTCGTACCTGATGCCCTCGCGCTGGGCGGTGGCCGCGGCCGGCGCCACGCTCGACTTCAACGACATCGCCCCGAACAGCGACGACCCGGGCAGCACCGACCCGCTGTGGAACCACGCCGCCTCGGCCTGGGGCCTGGACATGATCGTGCTGGTCGTGCTCGGTGTGATCTGCGGCTTCTTCGTCTCCCGCTTCCTGCGCCGCCACGAACCCGAGGTCATGCGCAAGTAG
- a CDS encoding CynX/NimT family MFS transporter produces the protein MASEETRAVDTRTAMSPTERGTSATPSAAETPPKPGAPRPWVIRLVTAGIVLSALNLRPAITSLGALLEEVREGLGMSGSVAGLLTSVPPLCFAVFGVTAPRLARRFGPAAVVCAGMAAICAGLLIRPYAGGTAGFLALSALALMGIAVSNVLMPVIVKRWFPDRVGSMTGLYSMVLALGTSVPAAATVPLTHARGGRWQLGLAVWAAIAAVAVLPWLPLVRQGRDGAEQAGPGQGAVARAAAAPGAEPAQAPLRITRSRTAWALAVFFGLQATAAYITMGWMAQIFRDAGVSAGTAGLLLAVTMVMGVPLAFVIPRVAARLPHQGPIVLVLGVCGLAGYAGLYLAPAGGAWAWALLLGIANCAFPLALTMVGMRARSGAGVAQLSAFAQSTGYLISIPGPLLVGVLYQHSGGWGLPIALMAALMVPQMVVGFLAGRDRTVEEEAAAR, from the coding sequence ATGGCTAGTGAGGAAACCCGCGCAGTGGACACCCGTACGGCGATGTCACCGACCGAACGCGGCACGTCCGCCACGCCGAGCGCCGCCGAGACGCCCCCGAAGCCGGGCGCTCCGCGTCCCTGGGTGATCCGCCTGGTCACGGCGGGCATCGTGCTGTCCGCGCTCAACCTGCGCCCGGCCATCACCAGCCTCGGCGCCCTCCTGGAGGAGGTCCGCGAGGGGCTCGGCATGAGCGGCAGCGTGGCCGGGCTGCTCACCTCCGTGCCCCCGCTCTGCTTCGCCGTCTTCGGGGTGACCGCGCCCCGCCTGGCCCGCCGCTTCGGCCCGGCCGCCGTGGTGTGCGCCGGCATGGCCGCCATCTGCGCGGGCCTGCTGATCCGGCCGTACGCCGGGGGCACCGCCGGGTTCCTGGCGCTCAGCGCGCTCGCCCTGATGGGGATCGCGGTCAGCAACGTGCTGATGCCGGTCATCGTCAAGCGCTGGTTCCCCGACCGGGTCGGCTCCATGACCGGCCTGTACTCGATGGTCCTCGCCCTCGGCACCTCGGTCCCCGCCGCGGCGACCGTCCCGCTGACCCACGCCAGGGGCGGCCGCTGGCAGCTGGGCCTCGCCGTCTGGGCGGCGATCGCGGCGGTGGCCGTGCTGCCGTGGCTGCCGCTGGTACGGCAGGGCCGGGACGGCGCCGAGCAGGCAGGACCCGGACAGGGGGCCGTCGCGCGGGCGGCCGCCGCGCCCGGGGCGGAGCCGGCGCAGGCCCCGCTGCGGATCACCCGCAGCCGCACCGCCTGGGCGCTCGCCGTCTTCTTCGGTCTCCAGGCCACCGCGGCCTACATCACCATGGGCTGGATGGCGCAGATCTTCCGCGACGCGGGCGTGTCGGCCGGCACCGCGGGCCTGCTGCTCGCCGTCACCATGGTGATGGGCGTGCCGCTGGCCTTCGTCATCCCGCGGGTCGCCGCCCGGCTGCCCCACCAGGGCCCGATCGTGCTGGTCCTGGGCGTGTGCGGGCTCGCCGGATACGCCGGCCTGTACCTCGCCCCGGCCGGCGGGGCCTGGGCCTGGGCGCTGCTGCTCGGCATCGCCAACTGCGCCTTCCCGCTCGCGCTGACGATGGTCGGCATGCGCGCCCGCAGCGGTGCGGGCGTGGCCCAGCTGTCCGCGTTCGCGCAGAGCACCGGCTATCTGATCTCCATCCCCGGACCGCTGCTGGTCGGCGTGCTCTACCAGCACAGCGGCGGCTGGGGACTGCCGATCGCCCTCATGGCGGCGCTGATGGTGCCCCAGATGGTGGTGGGCTTCCTCGCCGGCCGCGACCGCACCGTGGAGGAGGAGGCCGCCGCGCGCTGA
- a CDS encoding SGM_5486 family transporter-associated protein has protein sequence MQPVLDPNPRNGQKKMLLVFGSFFAIFVLIAIVATVASP, from the coding sequence ATGCAGCCTGTGCTCGACCCGAACCCCCGCAACGGTCAGAAGAAGATGCTGCTCGTCTTCGGCTCCTTCTTCGCGATCTTCGTCCTCATCGCCATCGTCGCGACCGTCGCGTCCCCGTGA
- the fabI gene encoding enoyl-ACP reductase FabI, with amino-acid sequence MSGILEGKRVLITGVLMESSIAFHAAKQAQEQGAEIILTAFPRPTLTERIAKKLPKPTKVIELDVTNEEHLGRLADLVGEELGGLDGVVHSIGFAPQDALGGNFLNTPFESVATAMHVSAFSLKSLTMACLPLMQNGGSVVGLTFDAQYAWPQYDWMGPAKAALEATNRYMARDLGKQNIRCNLISAGPIGSMAAKSIPGFGELASVWDSRSPLEWDLKDPEPAGKGIVALLSDWFPKTTGEIIHVDGGLHAIGA; translated from the coding sequence ATGAGCGGAATTCTCGAGGGCAAGCGCGTCCTGATCACCGGTGTGCTGATGGAGTCCTCCATCGCCTTCCACGCCGCCAAGCAGGCCCAGGAGCAGGGCGCCGAGATCATCCTGACCGCCTTCCCGCGGCCCACGCTGACCGAGCGCATCGCCAAGAAGCTGCCGAAGCCCACCAAGGTCATCGAGCTGGACGTGACCAACGAGGAGCACCTCGGGCGGCTGGCCGACCTGGTCGGCGAGGAGCTGGGCGGTCTCGACGGCGTCGTGCACTCCATCGGCTTCGCCCCGCAGGACGCGCTCGGCGGCAACTTCCTCAACACGCCGTTCGAGTCGGTGGCCACCGCCATGCACGTCTCGGCGTTCTCCCTGAAGTCGCTGACCATGGCCTGCCTGCCGCTGATGCAGAACGGCGGCTCGGTCGTCGGCCTCACCTTCGACGCCCAGTACGCCTGGCCGCAGTACGACTGGATGGGCCCGGCCAAGGCCGCCCTGGAGGCCACCAACCGCTACATGGCGCGCGACCTCGGCAAGCAGAACATCCGCTGCAACCTGATCTCGGCGGGCCCGATCGGCTCGATGGCCGCCAAGTCCATCCCCGGTTTCGGCGAGCTGGCCTCCGTGTGGGACAGCCGCTCCCCGCTGGAGTGGGACCTGAAGGACCCGGAGCCGGCCGGCAAGGGCATCGTCGCCCTGCTGAGCGACTGGTTCCCGAAGACCACGGGCGAGATCATCCACGTGGACGGCGGTCTGCACGCGATCGGCGCCTGA